The Methanosphaera sp. WGK6 nucleotide sequence CTATATCTATGAAAAATATATATTTTCCCATACCTTGTTTAGAAGGTCGTGACTCTATTTTTGTAAGATTTATATTTTCATTTACGAAAATACCTAGAATTTCATATAAACCACCAGGTTTATCTCCTTTTAAAGATAATAAAATAGATGTTTTATCATTACCTGAAAGTTCTTTTTGATCATCTTTACCAATAATTATAAAACGTGTGACATTATTTGAATAATCTTGAATATTATACTCTAATATTTCTAAATCATATTTTTTAGCCAATATTTTATTACCTATTACTGCAGCTGTCGATAATTCTGTCACATATCTCGCAGCATTAGCAGTACTTGGCATAGTATGTACTGGTTTTTTAAGATTATGAATATAATTTCTACATTGTGCTATTGCTTGTTGATGAGAACATATTACTTGAATATCATCTATTGTTTTACCTTTTTGTACTAAAAGATTATGTTTAATTGGTAATTCTAGTTCTGCTTTGATTTTTAGGTTGAAAAATGTTAAAGCATCTAATGTTATAACTACTGAACCTTCCGTGGAATTTTCAATAGGTACTACTGCTTCATCAATTTCATCATTTGCTAAAGATTCAAAGATATTTAGAATATTTGGATAAGGGACAATATTTGTATTTTCATCAACCACTTTTAGAACAGCTTCATGTGAGAATGTTCCTTCAGGTCCTAGATATCCTACTCGTTTATTTTCATTCATTAGTTACTATTTATATATAACATAATTTATTAATTCTTTGATTATATTATAAAAAATAGTTTTTGATAATAAAAATATTTTAGAAAAAATAGTTTGAATATTAAGTAAATTATAAAAAAAAAGTATGGATGAGAAAATTAGTAATTTCCTCTTTTCCGGTTATGGTCATATACATATTTTAGTATATCTGTTTTTGAAACTATACCTTGTACTTTATTTTTATCATCAGATACAGGCATTCCACTGAATTCATTTGTAACCATTATTTCAGCTACATCTGCAATAGTTGCATCTTTTGTGGTTGTTTCAATTGTCTGTGACATTACTTCTTGTACAAATAAATTCCTTATTTGAGAATGTTGATACTTTTCAGGTACACGTTTTTTAAAATCAATGACTGTTCTTGCTACATCTTTAGATGTTATTACCCCCATTATTAATCCAGAA carries:
- the pheA gene encoding prephenate dehydratase; this encodes MNENKRVGYLGPEGTFSHEAVLKVVDENTNIVPYPNILNIFESLANDEIDEAVVPIENSTEGSVVITLDALTFFNLKIKAELELPIKHNLLVQKGKTIDDIQVICSHQQAIAQCRNYIHNLKKPVHTMPSTANAARYVTELSTAAVIGNKILAKKYDLEILEYNIQDYSNNVTRFIIIGKDDQKELSGNDKTSILLSLKGDKPGGLYEILGIFVNENINLTKIESRPSKQGMGKYIFFIDIEGHQKEPSIKKALTIIESKVAMFKILGSYKTITVEGELK